Proteins co-encoded in one Candidatus Krumholzibacteriia bacterium genomic window:
- the recD gene encoding exodeoxyribonuclease V subunit alpha codes for MIEGLPWLQRDDLDPMARAFAHTAWRANVERIGPQRAATLAALCALLVVQRSGGHGAIHPDDWSSVREHPDLDGVVLPDVAAWEHALAASPWVGDGSQATPLVRRTDGSLALYRDDRAEIELARRLRALASDVDDTLPTPDRVEAFGRLFTLREPTGPALAAATALRSRLTVVTGGPGTGKTTTVIRVLALLLSADPSLRVAVAAPTGKAAARLSESFADQRAGLPVSDRVRAALDLSVVTVHRLLRARPHDGSFGHDARRPVPHDVVVVDEASMLDLGLARALVDALPPRARLILLGDPDQLASVDAGAVLADLVAARTTRGDLRSPGFAAFARPFFESEIETAADVDVFADATVELRVNHRFDAQPAIAQLAEALRAGEPDHVLEVLDTGAFDEVRRVEPGETADTLDPVLDDWLQHVPGQDDGDDLERLRRVESGVRLLAALRRGPWGVQGLNARVERRLRRRAERAWDTTETWYPGRPVMIRRNVAALGVSNGDLGVCAPDREHDGEPSLLLRDSTGSVRRLAVARLPEHETAWAMTVHKSQGSEADHVLLVLPRDRHPLLTRSLLYTGVTRARRSVTVVGSIDAIRAAVRAREQRRTALRDRLR; via the coding sequence ATGATCGAAGGGCTGCCCTGGCTGCAGCGCGACGATCTCGATCCCATGGCGCGCGCCTTCGCGCACACCGCGTGGCGTGCGAACGTCGAACGGATCGGTCCGCAGCGTGCCGCCACGCTGGCCGCGCTCTGCGCGTTGCTCGTGGTCCAGAGGAGTGGCGGACACGGCGCGATCCATCCCGACGACTGGTCGTCGGTGCGCGAGCATCCCGATCTGGACGGTGTGGTCCTGCCCGACGTGGCCGCGTGGGAGCATGCGCTCGCCGCATCGCCCTGGGTCGGCGACGGATCGCAGGCCACACCGCTGGTCCGGCGCACCGACGGCAGCCTCGCCCTGTACCGCGATGATCGCGCCGAGATCGAACTCGCCCGACGGCTGCGTGCGCTCGCCTCCGACGTCGACGACACTCTGCCCACCCCCGATCGCGTCGAGGCCTTCGGCCGCTTGTTCACGCTGCGCGAACCGACGGGTCCGGCCCTGGCTGCGGCGACCGCCCTGCGCTCGCGTCTGACGGTGGTCACCGGCGGGCCGGGCACGGGCAAGACCACGACCGTGATCCGTGTCCTCGCCCTGCTGCTGTCGGCCGATCCGTCCCTGCGTGTGGCCGTGGCCGCGCCCACGGGAAAGGCAGCGGCGCGCCTGAGCGAATCCTTCGCCGATCAGCGCGCGGGGCTTCCCGTGAGCGATCGCGTGCGTGCGGCGCTGGATCTTTCCGTGGTGACGGTCCACCGCCTGTTGCGGGCACGCCCGCACGACGGATCCTTCGGTCACGACGCCCGGCGCCCGGTGCCGCACGACGTGGTCGTGGTCGACGAGGCCTCGATGCTCGACCTCGGTCTGGCCCGGGCGCTCGTCGATGCCTTGCCACCGCGCGCGCGATTGATCCTGTTGGGAGATCCCGATCAGTTGGCCAGTGTCGACGCGGGGGCGGTGCTCGCCGATCTCGTGGCGGCGCGGACCACGCGTGGCGATCTGCGGTCGCCGGGCTTCGCGGCCTTCGCACGCCCCTTCTTCGAATCGGAGATCGAGACCGCGGCCGACGTCGACGTCTTCGCCGATGCCACCGTCGAACTCCGGGTGAACCATCGCTTCGACGCCCAACCGGCGATCGCGCAACTCGCCGAAGCGTTGCGCGCCGGCGAGCCCGATCACGTGCTCGAGGTGCTCGACACCGGCGCGTTCGACGAGGTGCGGCGCGTGGAACCGGGAGAGACCGCCGACACCCTCGATCCCGTGCTCGACGATTGGCTGCAACACGTTCCCGGTCAGGACGACGGCGACGATCTCGAGCGTTTGCGCCGGGTCGAGTCGGGGGTGCGCCTGCTGGCCGCGCTGCGCCGCGGGCCGTGGGGAGTGCAGGGATTGAACGCCCGTGTCGAGCGTCGCTTGCGGCGCCGCGCCGAACGCGCGTGGGACACGACGGAGACGTGGTATCCGGGACGGCCGGTGATGATCCGACGCAACGTCGCCGCCCTGGGCGTGTCGAACGGCGACCTCGGCGTGTGTGCGCCCGACCGTGAACACGACGGAGAACCCTCGCTGCTCCTTCGCGACTCCACGGGCTCGGTGCGTCGCCTGGCCGTGGCCCGGCTGCCGGAACACGAGACGGCCTGGGCCATGACCGTGCACAAGTCCCAGGGGTCGGAGGCCGATCACGTCCTGCTCGTGCTGCCGCGGGATCGTCACCCGCTGCTGACCCGATCCCTGCTGTACACGGGCGTGACGCGGGCGCGACGGTCGGTGACGGTGGTGGGAAGCATCGACGCGATCCGTGCGGCCGTGCGCGCGCGTGAGCAGCGACGCACGGCCCTTCGGGACCGGCTCCGGTAA
- a CDS encoding histone deacetylase: MDTTRWRQRGRRWRRRLLRFVPRRHGAPVEWVYSRRYAVDLDSPVVDRRRGQRVLTQLDQEGILRQGDLHRTRRVSLRKLLHVHDPDYLRALESADGLSRVIGHPVDAAAVDDFLLAQRAMVGGTVLAARLALRDRRVLFNLGGGLHHAMPDRGQGFCLFHDIAVAIAHLRDRGFGGPILVVDLDLHDGEGTRRIFADDPTVHTLSIHNRHLDDVEAVESTSVELGTGVGDELYLRTIEEVLPRVVADVQPGFVFYLAGADPAHDDRLGDWQISPAAMLYRDRRVMEIVRPQESRLPVVILLAGGYGHQAWRYTARFATWLATGTAVEPPTTAALPITDYRRLVRHLSEPMFLSEPSDDDWGLTEEDMPGPNSIAAKRLLGRYTVHGVELALERMGFLRKVRSLGYEHVMVEADLDNPLGDTLRVVAATPDRPVIMELRGRIEWKMVPGLRVLFVEWMLSQNPRSDFPAHRPGLSGQKHPGTGLLRDVASLLLLACEHLELDGMAYVPSHVALAVQSAGLAGFVDDEFGRHFHAALRALRGHPFLERVRLLEAGAVVEQQTGEPIRWHPTTMLVPVSDAAKRRVDPNWTLPREGDPVYEVVEERETGRAL, from the coding sequence ATGGACACGACCCGATGGAGACAACGAGGACGGCGGTGGCGTCGGAGGCTCCTCCGCTTCGTTCCGCGACGCCACGGTGCGCCCGTCGAGTGGGTGTACAGCCGCCGGTACGCCGTGGACCTCGACTCTCCGGTCGTCGACCGCCGGCGCGGGCAGCGGGTGCTCACGCAGCTCGACCAGGAGGGAATCCTCCGGCAGGGCGACCTGCACCGGACGCGCCGCGTATCGCTGCGCAAGCTCCTGCACGTGCACGATCCCGACTATCTGCGGGCCCTCGAGTCGGCCGACGGTCTGTCGCGAGTGATCGGACACCCCGTCGACGCCGCGGCTGTCGACGACTTCCTGCTCGCCCAGCGGGCCATGGTGGGAGGCACGGTCCTCGCCGCACGTCTCGCGCTGCGGGACCGGCGCGTCCTCTTCAACCTCGGCGGCGGCCTGCACCACGCCATGCCCGACCGTGGCCAGGGCTTCTGCCTGTTCCACGACATCGCGGTGGCCATCGCGCACCTGCGCGATCGCGGCTTCGGCGGCCCGATCCTCGTCGTCGACCTCGACCTGCACGACGGTGAGGGCACGCGCCGGATCTTCGCCGACGATCCGACGGTGCACACGCTCTCGATCCACAACCGTCACCTCGACGACGTCGAGGCCGTCGAGTCGACCAGCGTGGAGCTGGGGACCGGCGTCGGCGACGAGCTCTACCTGCGGACGATCGAGGAGGTCCTGCCGCGCGTGGTGGCCGATGTCCAGCCGGGGTTCGTGTTCTATCTGGCCGGCGCCGATCCGGCCCACGACGATCGTCTGGGCGACTGGCAGATCAGCCCCGCCGCCATGCTGTACCGGGATCGGAGGGTCATGGAGATCGTCCGCCCGCAGGAGTCGCGTTTGCCCGTGGTGATCCTCCTCGCCGGCGGCTACGGGCACCAGGCGTGGCGTTACACGGCGCGCTTCGCGACCTGGCTGGCCACCGGTACCGCGGTGGAACCGCCGACGACGGCCGCCCTGCCGATCACCGACTACCGGCGCCTGGTGCGCCATCTGAGCGAGCCCATGTTCCTGTCCGAACCCTCGGACGACGACTGGGGCCTGACCGAGGAGGACATGCCCGGACCGAACTCGATCGCGGCGAAGCGTCTGCTCGGACGTTACACGGTCCACGGAGTCGAACTCGCGCTGGAACGCATGGGTTTCCTGCGCAAGGTGCGGTCGTTGGGTTACGAACACGTCATGGTCGAGGCCGACCTGGACAATCCGCTGGGGGACACCCTGCGCGTGGTCGCCGCCACCCCGGACCGGCCGGTGATCATGGAGCTGCGCGGTCGGATCGAGTGGAAGATGGTTCCCGGTCTGCGCGTCCTCTTCGTGGAATGGATGCTCAGTCAGAATCCACGCTCGGACTTCCCGGCGCACCGGCCGGGACTGTCGGGTCAGAAGCATCCGGGCACCGGCCTTCTGCGCGACGTCGCGAGCCTGCTGCTGCTCGCCTGCGAGCACCTCGAACTCGACGGGATGGCGTACGTGCCATCGCACGTGGCGCTGGCGGTGCAGTCGGCGGGACTGGCGGGCTTCGTCGACGACGAGTTCGGTCGGCACTTCCACGCCGCGTTGCGGGCGCTGCGCGGACATCCCTTCCTCGAGCGGGTGCGGCTGCTCGAGGCCGGAGCCGTGGTGGAGCAGCAGACCGGAGAGCCGATCCGATGGCACCCGACGACCATGTTGGTGCCGGTGAGCGACGCCGCGAAGCGGCGTGTCGATCCGAACTGGACGCTACCGCGCGAGGGCGACCCGGTCTACGAGGTCGTGGAGGAACGAGAAACGGGCCGAGCGCTCTGA